Proteins from a genomic interval of Yarrowia lipolytica chromosome 1E, complete sequence:
- a CDS encoding uncharacterized protein (Compare to YALI0E11649g, similar to KLLA0A06710g Kluyveromyces lactis), whose product MSKHDREQHALYLKDQIQGLEEVIPDQQEEVDSNQENYDEAMEKVEAAQLEADEYKGHLDDAVARLEGSQEELDEYKRELRDLEHEGKKKAKLDHDQDNDDSDDEEEGDEEEEEEGDEDEEDIEGAFVIKF is encoded by the coding sequence ATGTCCAAACACGACCGGGAGCAACATGCTCTGTATCTCAAGGACCAAATTCAGgggctggaggaggtgattCCGGaccagcaggaggaggttgataGCAATCAGGAGAACTACGACGaggccatggagaaggTCGAGGCTGCCCAGCTTGAAGCCGACGAGTACAAGGGCCATCTTGACGATGCTGTGGCCCGCCTAGAGGGCAgccaggaggagctggatgAGTACAAACGAGAACTTCGAGATCTGGAGCATGAGGGCAAaaagaaggccaagctcGATCACGACCAGGACAATGACGACTcagacgacgaggaagaaggcgacgaggaagaagaagaagagggcgacgaggatgaggaggacattgaggGAGCTTTTGTCATCAAGTTTTAG
- a CDS encoding uncharacterized protein (Compare to YALI0E11671g, similar to uniprot|P38858 Saccharomyces cerevisiae YHR163w SOL3 possible 6-phosphogluconolactonase), which produces MPKVISKNESQLVAEAAAAEIIRLQNESIAATGAFHVAVSGGSLVSALRKGLVNNSETKFPKWKIFFSDERLVKLDDADSNYGLLKKDLLDHIPKDQQPQVFTVKESLLNDSDAVSKDYQEQIVKNVPLNGQGVPVFDLILLGCGPDGHTCSLFPGHALLKEETKFVATIEDSPKPPPRRITITFPVLKAAKAIAFVAEGAGKAPVLKQIFEEPEPTLPSAIVNKVATGPVFWFVSDSAVEGVNLSKI; this is translated from the coding sequence ATGCCCAAGGTCATCTCTAAGAACGAATCGCAACTGGTcgctgaggctgctgccgctgagATCATTCGACTCCAGAACGAGTCAATTGCTGCCACTGGAGCTTTCCATGTTGCCGTATCTGGAGGCTCTCTGGTGTCTGCTCTCCGAAAGGGTCTGGTCAACAACTCGGAGACCAAGTTCCCCAAGTGGAAGATTTTCTTCTCCGACGAACGGCTGGTCAAGCTGGACGATGCCGACTCCAACTACGGTCTCCTCAAGAAGGATCTGCTCGATCACATCCCCAAGGATCAGCAACCACAGGTCTTCACCGTCAAGGAGTCTCTTCTGAACGACTCTGATGCCGTCTCCAAGGACTACCAGGAGCAGATTGTCAAGAATGTGCCTCTCAACGGCCAGGGAGTGCCTGTTTTCGATCTCATTCTGCTCGGATGCGGTCCTGATGGCCACACTTGCTCGCTGTTCCCTGGACACgctctgctcaaggaggagaccaagtTTGTCGCCACCATTGAGGACTCTCCcaagcctcctcctcgacgaATCACCATCACTTTCCCCGTtctcaaggctgccaaggccatcGCTTTCGTCGCCGAGGGAGCCGGAAAGGCCCCTGTCCTCAAGCAGATCTTCGAGGAGCCCGAGCCCACTCTTCCCTCTGCCATTGTCAACAAGGTCGCTACCGGACCCGTTTTCTGGTTTGTTTCCGACTCTGCCGTTGAGGGCGTCAACCTCTCCAAGATCTAG